From Pelotomaculum schinkii, one genomic window encodes:
- a CDS encoding CPBP family intramembrane glutamic endopeptidase: MGLALPAMPFKPEAPLYLTIPVSFIWAMFFNGSLGEEAGWRGFALPRLQQRFSPLVASLILGFFWGAFHWIFFFAYLMSMGIYRRDNRISWHRLLSVILTLLLVRK; this comes from the coding sequence ATGGGTCTAGCCTTGCCGGCAATGCCGTTTAAACCGGAGGCGCCTTTGTATCTGACCATACCCGTTTCCTTTATATGGGCAATGTTCTTCAATGGCTCATTAGGGGAAGAAGCCGGTTGGCGCGGTTTCGCCCTGCCCCGTTTGCAACAACGATTCAGTCCCCTTGTTGCCAGTCTCATATTGGGTTTTTTTTGGGGGGCCTTTCACTGGATTTTCTTTTTCGCATACTTAATGTCTATGGGAATATACCGGAGGGACAACCGAATTTCATGGCACAGACTTTTGTCAGTGATATTAACCCTCCTTTTAGTCAGGAAATGA
- a CDS encoding transporter substrate-binding domain-containing protein, protein MKKVFPLLLGVLIGALLFGTIGFASGYQRQITVDFLPLKFFFNGVEKHQEQNQPAFIYNDVTYVPVRFVAETLGQPVEWDGENLSIYIGGKSSGKQKIIVGSDATYPPFEYQDEAGRYVGFDLELMSAIAKVSDLEIDFRDMPFDQLITALVSGQLDAVVSGLSITEQRKTAMYFTEPYFQSGLVIAVRPDNSSINSLQDLKGKSVGVMPGTIAQEYANTVPGAKVITFSSSDNTYEQDLIELEKGSVEAVISSYPVVANFINQGNNLMIVGEKFAVEDYGIAVNKNNPELLEKINSGLQAIKANGQYDLIYKKWFEDQ, encoded by the coding sequence GTGAAAAAAGTCTTTCCATTATTATTAGGTGTTCTAATTGGTGCGCTGTTATTTGGAACAATCGGTTTTGCGTCCGGCTATCAAAGGCAAATCACAGTAGATTTCTTACCCCTTAAGTTTTTCTTTAACGGAGTAGAAAAGCATCAGGAGCAAAATCAACCAGCCTTTATATACAACGATGTCACATATGTCCCTGTACGCTTTGTCGCTGAAACACTGGGCCAGCCGGTGGAATGGGATGGAGAGAATTTAAGTATTTATATCGGTGGAAAAAGTTCGGGGAAGCAAAAAATCATTGTTGGCTCAGATGCAACGTACCCGCCGTTTGAATACCAGGATGAGGCAGGAAGATATGTAGGTTTTGATTTAGAGCTGATGTCGGCGATAGCCAAGGTATCAGACCTGGAGATAGACTTTAGGGACATGCCTTTCGACCAATTAATCACAGCTTTAGTAAGCGGTCAATTAGATGCTGTCGTTTCAGGATTATCCATTACTGAACAGAGAAAAACGGCAATGTATTTTACAGAGCCTTACTTTCAATCGGGATTGGTTATTGCAGTCCGCCCGGACAACAGTAGCATCAACAGTTTACAGGACCTGAAAGGTAAATCTGTCGGCGTCATGCCGGGTACTATAGCACAGGAATACGCAAATACGGTGCCGGGAGCCAAGGTGATAACATTTAGTAGTAGTGATAATACTTATGAACAAGACCTAATAGAGTTGGAGAAAGGTAGCGTTGAAGCTGTAATTAGCAGTTATCCAGTAGTCGCTAATTTTATCAATCAAGGAAACAACTTAATGATAGTAGGCGAAAAATTTGCCGTTGAGGATTATGGTATTGCAGTGAACAAAAACAATCCGGAACTCCTTGAAAAAATAAATTCAGGGTTGCAAGCAATTAAGGCAAACGGGCAATATGACCTAATCTATAAGAAGTGGTTTGAAGATCAATAA
- a CDS encoding pentapeptide repeat-containing protein, translated as MKIMKPNISTEPDILEDLLPLIRSKAEENDISGKHIKGVSLSDTDLSRVCFKEVVFENCKFYDCLFSKSDFVDVIFKSCDISNSKFSDGYFNRCQYVSCKAVGVNWLNSKLQHISIFNSNFGYANFDTSILSNVSILESEMGNGNFSECKLTNLELADVSFINTSFFRTPLKGIDFTRSHIDGMVVSGGELKGAIVSAYQASELAKLLGLIVK; from the coding sequence ATGAAAATCATGAAACCCAACATATCAACAGAACCTGATATTCTTGAGGATTTATTGCCTTTAATTAGATCTAAAGCAGAAGAAAATGATATTTCCGGAAAACATATTAAAGGAGTTTCACTCAGTGATACTGATTTATCCAGAGTATGTTTTAAGGAAGTCGTTTTTGAGAACTGCAAATTTTATGATTGTTTATTTTCGAAATCAGATTTTGTAGATGTAATATTTAAGTCTTGTGACATATCAAATAGTAAATTTAGCGATGGATATTTTAACAGATGTCAATATGTTTCGTGCAAAGCAGTGGGCGTAAACTGGCTAAACAGTAAATTGCAACATATATCAATTTTTAATAGCAATTTTGGATATGCAAACTTTGATACCTCAATATTAAGTAATGTAAGTATTTTAGAAAGTGAAATGGGAAATGGCAACTTTTCAGAATGCAAGTTAACAAATTTAGAATTGGCTGATGTAAGTTTTATAAATACAAGCTTTTTCAGAACCCCTCTTAAAGGTATAGACTTTACCCGAAGCCACATAGATGGAATGGTTGTATCTGGTGGGGAATTGAAAGGAGCTATTGTGAGTGCCTATCAAGCATCAGAGTTAGCCAAGTTATTAGGATTAATCGTAAAATAA
- a CDS encoding arginase family protein — MTRDNSPKKGALFYPQWQGAGYSPELYEGTVALWSYFSPQMPSIEVPVDRPGEVTKHNGIIGLKQIDKQLSNSYKILQDLNPSHIATIGGGCDVEVAVISYLRATHGPLGIFWFDAHGDLNTPDSSPSKLFHGMALRCLLEGGRGFGLQLPVPSISLQDIALLGVRDLDPPEREYIKETGIPVIAVSELMESMPEKLVSQFKQFEKVYIHIDLDVLDPVEFAGVKCPTENGVRIKQLRSVLQDIMERWDAIGLSLVESIETDKKKLSALEPIIQLVREL, encoded by the coding sequence ATGACAAGGGATAATTCACCCAAAAAAGGGGCCCTTTTCTACCCGCAATGGCAGGGGGCTGGATATTCACCTGAACTTTATGAAGGTACAGTTGCACTTTGGAGTTACTTTTCACCTCAAATGCCTTCTATTGAGGTTCCGGTTGACAGACCAGGAGAGGTAACAAAACACAACGGGATTATTGGATTAAAGCAGATTGATAAACAACTATCAAACTCGTATAAAATACTGCAGGATTTAAATCCCTCTCACATAGCAACAATAGGAGGCGGCTGCGATGTGGAAGTAGCTGTAATCAGTTACCTCCGTGCAACGCATGGGCCACTGGGGATATTTTGGTTTGATGCTCATGGGGATTTAAATACGCCGGATAGTTCCCCAAGTAAGTTATTCCATGGTATGGCATTACGTTGTCTGCTTGAAGGCGGAAGAGGATTTGGCTTACAATTGCCGGTTCCATCCATCTCCTTGCAAGATATTGCGCTCCTGGGGGTTAGGGATTTGGACCCCCCAGAGAGAGAATACATTAAAGAAACAGGTATTCCGGTAATAGCTGTCAGTGAATTAATGGAAAGTATGCCTGAAAAGTTGGTATCGCAGTTTAAGCAATTTGAAAAAGTGTATATACATATTGATCTTGATGTGCTTGATCCTGTTGAGTTTGCCGGTGTAAAATGTCCAACTGAAAATGGCGTACGAATAAAACAGCTTAGGTCGGTTTTACAAGATATTATGGAACGATGGGATGCAATCGGATTGAGTTTAGTGGAAAGCATCGAAACTGATAAGAAGAAGTTAAGTGCTTTAGAACCTATTATTCAGCTGGTAAGAGAACTTTAA
- a CDS encoding class I SAM-dependent methyltransferase, with protein MSNAEKYLKRLELSNILRESVIRAIVDTLQIPPESKGLDAGCGTGFYTLMLAEAAGVRGHVTGLDIEEKFLAKGRSLASKTGLTERVSFIRGDIRKLPFNENLFDWAFSMDLVGYLKIDPVLLLKELARTVKPGGIIYILNWSSQMLLPGYPVLEARLNATSLGIAPFDEKMKPELHSMRALEWFKQAGLSETRAQTFVSDINPPLSQEMRKALVDLFEMRWGEDNPELLEEDQLEYQRLCRDNSPDLILNMPGYYGFFTYSLFWGRVL; from the coding sequence ATGTCTAATGCAGAAAAATATCTTAAAAGGCTGGAGTTATCTAATATATTGCGGGAATCTGTTATAAGAGCTATAGTAGATACACTGCAGATTCCTCCTGAGAGCAAGGGGCTGGATGCAGGATGCGGAACTGGTTTCTATACTTTGATGCTAGCAGAAGCAGCAGGGGTTCGTGGTCATGTTACCGGTCTTGATATTGAAGAAAAATTTTTAGCAAAAGGACGCTCTTTGGCATCAAAGACAGGCCTGACGGAAAGAGTTTCTTTTATAAGGGGTGATATAAGAAAACTTCCATTTAATGAAAATTTATTTGACTGGGCTTTTAGCATGGATCTCGTTGGCTATCTAAAAATAGATCCTGTTTTACTACTGAAAGAGCTTGCCAGGACTGTGAAGCCAGGGGGTATCATATACATCCTAAACTGGTCTTCGCAAATGCTACTTCCCGGATACCCGGTTTTAGAGGCTCGGTTGAATGCAACTTCTTTAGGGATAGCTCCTTTTGATGAGAAAATGAAACCGGAGTTACATAGTATGCGTGCACTGGAATGGTTTAAACAGGCAGGTTTGAGTGAAACTAGGGCACAAACTTTTGTGAGTGATATTAACCCTCCTTTAAGTCAGGAAATGCGAAAAGCCTTGGTAGATCTTTTTGAAATGCGTTGGGGGGAAGATAATCCGGAATTGTTGGAGGAAGATCAATTAGAATATCAGCGTCTTTGCAGGGATAATTCACCGGACTTAATCCTGAATATGCCCGGGTACTATGGATTCTTTACATATTCGTTGTTTTGGGGCAGAGTGTTATGA
- a CDS encoding winged helix-turn-helix domain-containing protein gives MRLAYKIWLDNNGKVFGDGPYDLLLRVEQTGSLSKAAAEIGMSYNKAWRLIRSMEDRLGFPLLKCKAGGSSGGGSEVTSQALRLMQQYRALREEVENTLEMLYTKHFNNKENNG, from the coding sequence GTGCGCCTTGCTTATAAGATTTGGTTAGATAATAACGGGAAGGTTTTTGGCGATGGGCCATATGACTTGCTATTGCGAGTTGAACAGACAGGTTCTTTGAGCAAAGCGGCAGCCGAGATTGGCATGTCTTATAATAAAGCGTGGCGGTTGATACGTTCCATGGAAGACAGATTAGGTTTTCCCCTGCTGAAATGTAAAGCGGGCGGTTCTTCCGGCGGAGGTTCGGAAGTGACTTCCCAAGCCCTTCGACTGATGCAACAGTACAGGGCTCTACGGGAGGAAGTAGAAAATACTTTAGAAATGCTATATACCAAGCATTTTAATAATAAAGAAAATAATGGATAG
- a CDS encoding PF20097 family protein: MKCPYCENEMEKGAIQSAREIFWSNYKRRLFFKPNIDKGDVSIAPFGLNGTGKEAYLCKNCKKVVIDLYEG; encoded by the coding sequence ATGAAGTGCCCGTATTGTGAAAATGAGATGGAAAAGGGAGCAATACAAAGTGCAAGAGAGATTTTTTGGTCTAATTACAAAAGAAGGCTTTTCTTTAAGCCCAATATAGACAAAGGTGATGTCTCAATAGCTCCGTTTGGTTTAAATGGTACGGGAAAGGAAGCATATCTATGCAAAAATTGCAAAAAGGTGGTGATTGATTTGTATGAAGGCTGA
- the dinB gene encoding DNA polymerase IV, whose product MSGDILLCDLDAFFASVEQLDHPEYRGKPVIIGGRPGERGVVATCSYEARKYGVRSAMPMVQAVKLCPDAVFLPVNMDRYRQVSARVFAVYDRFAAQIEKVSIDEAYLAVPSGVGLETARKIREAVRRELGLPVSVGISVNKLLAKMACELAKPDGLYRVAKEDMPKIIWPMPVSKLHGIGPQTKEKLNRIGVKTICQLAKFPERELIKMFGAAVGVMLHQRANGNDIREIQAEREIKSIGEETTFPKDVYDQDAVLTTLMDLAGQVGYRLRHKGLKARTVTVKIRSADFSTITRSQSLSAAVEGDGAIYKVARELFVTNCGQPPWRLVGVQVSNLDSYEQLSLFQEKDEKVSRVVDKLKDKYGMGVIKRGSLLLSEERKKKQ is encoded by the coding sequence GTGTCCGGCGATATTCTTCTTTGTGACCTGGACGCCTTTTTTGCCTCTGTGGAACAGCTTGACCATCCGGAATACCGGGGCAAACCAGTCATTATAGGTGGGCGGCCGGGTGAGCGTGGAGTAGTGGCCACGTGCTCATATGAAGCCAGAAAATATGGTGTGCGTTCAGCCATGCCTATGGTCCAGGCGGTAAAACTCTGTCCGGACGCTGTTTTTCTTCCAGTGAATATGGACCGCTATCGTCAGGTATCGGCCCGGGTGTTTGCTGTATACGATCGTTTTGCAGCACAAATAGAGAAGGTTTCAATAGATGAAGCGTATCTTGCTGTACCTTCAGGGGTAGGGTTGGAAACAGCCCGAAAAATACGTGAGGCAGTAAGGCGGGAACTGGGCCTTCCCGTTTCCGTTGGTATATCCGTTAACAAACTGCTGGCTAAAATGGCCTGTGAGCTGGCCAAGCCGGATGGACTTTACCGGGTGGCAAAAGAGGATATGCCAAAAATTATTTGGCCGATGCCGGTAAGTAAACTTCACGGGATTGGGCCCCAAACAAAAGAAAAGCTCAATCGAATTGGGGTTAAGACAATCTGCCAATTAGCGAAGTTTCCTGAACGTGAATTGATTAAAATGTTTGGCGCTGCTGTTGGGGTAATGCTGCACCAGCGTGCCAATGGAAATGACATCCGGGAGATTCAGGCCGAACGGGAAATCAAGTCAATTGGCGAAGAGACTACTTTCCCAAAAGATGTCTACGACCAAGACGCAGTATTAACAACGCTTATGGATTTAGCCGGACAAGTTGGCTACAGGCTTCGCCATAAAGGGCTAAAGGCACGGACGGTCACAGTAAAGATCCGTTCTGCTGATTTCAGTACTATTACCAGATCACAGTCGTTATCTGCTGCTGTAGAAGGTGATGGAGCCATTTACAAGGTAGCGCGGGAACTTTTTGTGACCAACTGCGGCCAGCCACCCTGGAGGTTGGTCGGTGTACAAGTATCAAACCTGGATTCTTATGAACAGCTGTCTTTGTTTCAAGAAAAGGATGAAAAGGTCAGCAGGGTGGTTGATAAGTTGAAAGACAAGTACGGTATGGGAGTAATAAAGAGAGGGAGCCTGCTCCTTTCGGAGGAAAGAAAGAAAAAGCAATAA
- a CDS encoding pentapeptide repeat-containing protein, with the protein MSWNNKYSIPFADKSRRNLRADCESCFGLCCVALYFSASEGFPIHKDAGQPCPNLQPDFRCCVHKSLSERGLKGCTAFDCFGAGQKVSQVTYGGHDWRKIPESAKQMYEVFHIMRQIHEMVWYLTEALTLQPARPIHAALSSMLDETKRLTRLSPDALLELDVAVHRADVNTLLLKTSELVRAEARRGQKKAHSGHRKTFGRGAYLIAADLRGTDLSGTDFIGADFRDADLRGADLTRSIFLTQAQINAANGDNSTKLPSSLTRPTHWGNSKL; encoded by the coding sequence TTGTCCTGGAATAACAAATATTCAATACCTTTTGCTGATAAGAGTCGCCGCAATTTGCGCGCTGACTGCGAAAGCTGTTTCGGTTTGTGCTGTGTCGCATTGTACTTTTCAGCTTCGGAAGGCTTCCCAATCCACAAAGACGCAGGTCAGCCCTGCCCCAACCTGCAGCCGGACTTTCGCTGTTGTGTTCACAAAAGTCTTAGTGAGCGGGGCCTTAAAGGCTGCACTGCTTTTGACTGCTTTGGCGCGGGGCAAAAGGTTTCCCAAGTTACCTATGGCGGACATGACTGGCGGAAAATTCCAGAATCCGCGAAGCAAATGTATGAGGTTTTTCATATTATGCGGCAAATCCATGAAATGGTCTGGTATCTGACAGAAGCGCTGACGTTACAACCAGCCCGTCCTATTCATGCTGCGCTCAGCTCCATGCTCGACGAGACTAAACGCCTTACTCGCCTCAGCCCCGACGCTCTCCTGGAACTGGATGTAGCGGTGCATCGGGCAGATGTTAATACTCTGCTCCTTAAGACCAGTGAACTTGTGCGAGCCGAAGCTCGTCGCGGGCAGAAGAAGGCGCATTCGGGGCATCGGAAGACCTTCGGTCGAGGAGCCTACCTTATTGCTGCTGACCTTAGAGGAACCGACCTGAGCGGGACAGATTTCATCGGGGCTGATTTCCGGGATGCTGACCTCAGAGGCGCCGACCTTACCAGGAGTATCTTTCTCACCCAAGCCCAAATCAACGCAGCGAACGGGGATAACAGCACAAAGTTACCCTCGTCACTTACTCGCCCTACTCACTGGGGCAATTCCAAACTTTAA
- a CDS encoding class I SAM-dependent methyltransferase: MKTYPEWQYDEMKQVGVDYTDTKEVQDYDSRMQKLRNIKKETEDIINIVGLTAKQVVLEFGAGTGDLSIEIAKHCKMVYAVDISPVMLEVANKKAKSHDINNIKYYHAGFLTYEHQGEPVDVIVSQLALHHLPDFWKLVALKRINAMLKKGGKFFLRDTVYSFEVENYKEFFDNWLNGIKPVAGEELASDTKIAIRDEFSTCDWIMEGLMNRAGFTIDTLSYHDGFLAVYVCTKK; encoded by the coding sequence GTGAAAACATATCCAGAATGGCAGTATGATGAAATGAAACAAGTTGGTGTGGATTACACCGATACTAAAGAAGTTCAAGACTATGATTCACGAATGCAAAAATTACGAAATATAAAGAAAGAAACTGAAGACATTATCAATATTGTTGGTCTTACTGCTAAGCAGGTGGTTCTTGAATTTGGCGCCGGGACTGGAGATTTATCGATAGAAATTGCTAAGCATTGCAAAATGGTTTATGCAGTTGATATTTCTCCGGTAATGCTGGAGGTTGCCAATAAAAAGGCTAAAAGTCACGATATAAACAATATAAAATATTACCACGCCGGATTTTTAACTTACGAACACCAGGGGGAGCCAGTCGATGTTATCGTTTCTCAATTAGCTTTGCATCATCTCCCGGATTTTTGGAAGCTAGTCGCTCTTAAACGAATAAATGCTATGCTAAAAAAAGGCGGTAAATTTTTTTTAAGGGATACAGTATATTCATTTGAAGTTGAAAATTATAAAGAGTTTTTTGATAACTGGCTTAATGGTATTAAGCCAGTTGCCGGAGAAGAGCTTGCTTCAGACACGAAGATTGCAATAAGAGATGAATTTTCTACATGCGACTGGATAATGGAAGGGTTAATGAATCGAGCCGGATTTACAATAGATACCCTAAGTTATCATGATGGTTTTTTAGCAGTTTATGTTTGTACAAAGAAGTAA
- a CDS encoding DUF523 domain-containing protein yields the protein MRRRSNGDTLKQNEEKQMYIVSACLLGDNCNYWGGNYNNDKVKDFLKDKQYISVCPEVMAGFSTPREVTEILNGRVITKLGEDVTEGYIRGAQLMWQAAMEKSAECGEEIEGAVLKTKSPSCAAGKNYDGTFSGKIIDGYGFSAEFLKKKGIRLMTEEDFQDD from the coding sequence ATGCGGAGACGGAGTAACGGTGATACTTTGAAACAGAATGAGGAGAAGCAAATGTATATCGTAAGCGCGTGCCTTTTGGGTGATAATTGCAATTACTGGGGTGGAAATTATAACAATGATAAGGTGAAAGATTTTCTTAAGGATAAGCAATACATTTCCGTATGTCCGGAAGTGATGGCAGGATTTTCTACGCCGCGCGAGGTTACCGAGATCCTTAATGGCAGGGTGATAACTAAGTTGGGGGAAGACGTTACCGAAGGCTATATTAGGGGTGCGCAATTGATGTGGCAGGCGGCAATGGAAAAATCCGCCGAATGCGGTGAAGAAATAGAGGGCGCCGTCTTGAAAACGAAGAGCCCGTCCTGCGCCGCCGGCAAGAATTATGACGGAACTTTTTCGGGGAAAATCATAGACGGATATGGTTTCTCCGCCGAATTTCTGAAAAAAAAGGGTATAAGACTGATGACGGAAGAGGATTTTCAGGATGACTGA
- a CDS encoding aspartate/glutamate racemase family protein, with protein sequence MRKIGMIGGFGPESTLDYYRLMIDQYRELQGEGSLPEIFVYSMDMYTLLHMVGQQRWDDLTEWLVKGINTLKSAGADFGIISANTPHIVFDRLESLSPIPLLSIVQETSKKAKEMGFQKVGLLGTSFTMRSGFFQEVFAGDNISVVVPREQEQDYIQHKLMTEIELGKFYEGTRKGLLEIVKRMVDEESIQGLILGCTELPLILTRDEFGITFLNTTKIHVESAIRYCLTDSTKLPAQC encoded by the coding sequence ATGAGAAAGATAGGCATGATCGGCGGATTTGGTCCTGAGTCTACATTGGATTATTACCGATTAATGATTGACCAGTATCGCGAGCTTCAAGGGGAGGGGAGTCTTCCCGAAATTTTTGTCTATAGTATGGATATGTACACACTCTTGCACATGGTTGGGCAGCAGAGATGGGATGACCTGACAGAATGGCTTGTAAAGGGAATCAATACCTTGAAAAGTGCCGGCGCTGATTTTGGCATCATTTCAGCCAATACACCACACATCGTGTTTGACAGATTAGAAAGCTTGTCTCCTATCCCCCTATTAAGTATCGTTCAAGAGACAAGTAAGAAAGCAAAAGAGATGGGATTTCAAAAGGTCGGGTTGCTTGGAACAAGTTTTACCATGCGGTCAGGTTTTTTTCAGGAGGTATTTGCCGGCGATAATATCTCAGTTGTTGTGCCTCGGGAACAGGAACAAGACTATATTCAACACAAATTGATGACAGAGATTGAATTGGGTAAGTTTTACGAAGGAACCCGTAAAGGTTTGCTCGAGATTGTTAAAAGGATGGTCGATGAGGAGTCTATCCAGGGATTGATTCTCGGGTGCACAGAATTACCGCTTATTCTAACCAGGGACGAGTTTGGCATAACGTTCCTGAATACTACGAAGATCCATGTGGAGAGTGCAATCAGGTATTGTTTAACGGATAGCACAAAACTGCCGGCGCAATGTTGA
- a CDS encoding LysE family translocator: MNSYYLFILTALAAAILPGADFAMVTKNTLALGRKGGQATALGIASGLMVHTTAAVLGLSVIIAKSAFLFGLVKYIGAAYLFYIGITTLLSRVQGDISPAISDTETKAPSSEHSFKTCFAQGALTNTLNPKAAIFYMTLLPQFVDPAKDSLLQLTILGLTAVIIVLIWFLFLAGALDYIRVWFSKPMFRSAFQRITGLMLISFGVKLAMEKQ; this comes from the coding sequence ATGAACAGCTACTATTTGTTTATCCTTACGGCATTGGCAGCCGCTATCCTGCCGGGCGCCGACTTTGCCATGGTTACCAAAAACACACTGGCGCTGGGGCGAAAGGGCGGACAGGCTACGGCTTTGGGTATTGCGTCGGGACTTATGGTCCATACCACGGCTGCAGTCCTCGGACTGTCTGTTATTATCGCCAAATCAGCATTTTTGTTTGGACTTGTCAAATATATCGGGGCTGCTTATTTGTTCTATATCGGTATAACCACATTGCTTTCCCGTGTTCAAGGCGACATATCACCCGCAATATCAGATACTGAAACAAAAGCCCCTTCTTCGGAACACTCCTTTAAGACCTGCTTTGCCCAGGGAGCGCTTACAAACACATTAAACCCGAAGGCAGCAATTTTTTATATGACACTGCTACCGCAGTTTGTCGATCCTGCAAAAGATTCCTTGCTGCAACTGACGATATTGGGGTTGACCGCGGTAATCATTGTTTTGATCTGGTTTTTGTTTTTGGCTGGCGCTCTTGACTACATACGTGTCTGGTTTAGCAAACCAATGTTTAGAAGCGCTTTCCAGCGAATCACCGGGCTAATGCTTATTTCGTTCGGTGTGAAGCTTGCTATGGAAAAACAATAA
- a CDS encoding succinate dehydrogenase produces the protein MAFSNTLQTTLNKKTNPKIEMYVDIAQSISGILLVGFLWMHMLFVGTIIISPELYDKLSIGLDKYYLAQVGIPGTVLLIIMHILLAGRRIPTRLRDMRITWRVAHMINHFDTWVWIGQIITALIIGIMAGIHIWLVMTTWPIRSFTSASRVAALGPADQSFGGFYFPFMIVFYVLLLFAGEYHAGFGLYRIFVKWGWFDRHRVGYVLKTITVIIIATGLLALYAFIKLAAGVL, from the coding sequence ATGGCATTTTCAAATACATTACAGACAACATTAAACAAAAAGACAAATCCAAAAATAGAGATGTATGTTGACATCGCGCAATCTATCAGCGGCATACTGCTGGTTGGCTTCTTATGGATGCACATGCTGTTTGTCGGTACGATTATCATCAGCCCCGAACTCTACGATAAGCTGTCCATAGGGCTTGACAAGTATTACTTGGCTCAGGTTGGTATACCCGGAACCGTTCTGTTAATTATTATGCATATTTTGCTGGCTGGGCGCAGGATCCCGACCCGTCTGCGCGATATGAGGATTACCTGGCGGGTTGCGCACATGATTAACCACTTTGATACCTGGGTTTGGATCGGTCAAATCATTACCGCTCTGATTATTGGCATTATGGCCGGTATCCACATTTGGCTCGTCATGACTACCTGGCCGATCAGATCATTTACAAGCGCCTCGCGTGTCGCTGCCTTAGGGCCTGCCGACCAGTCATTTGGCGGCTTTTATTTTCCCTTTATGATCGTGTTTTACGTTTTATTACTCTTTGCGGGCGAATATCATGCCGGTTTTGGCCTCTACAGAATCTTTGTCAAGTGGGGCTGGTTTGATCGTCACCGCGTGGGTTATGTATTAAAGACCATTACTGTGATAATTATCGCAACCGGTTTGTTGGCCCTATATGCCTTTATAAAGCTTGCAGCAGGTGTCTTATAA